A single Haloglycomyces albus DSM 45210 DNA region contains:
- a CDS encoding SulP family inorganic anion transporter — MTILARLKRFALPKPSFAFLRIELLAGLLVALSMIPTSIAFSIVVGVDPSVGLFASAVMACSIAAFGGRPAMVSIATAAMALILAPLGHTYGAGYVMAATIAAGVVQILLATTGVTKLMRYIPRSVFTGFTNALAILIFLSQMPYLIGQPWPVWALAAAALGIIVLFPYLTKVIPAPLVAIVVLTTVTVVFTVSVPTVGSMGNLPDGLPWVALPDVPFTLDTVRIIAPYAVGLAIVGLLESLMAAGLVDDMTDTESNKTREAAGQGAGNIMVGIFGGFASCAAIGQTVMNVKSGARSRLSTFSAGIFLLILVVALGDVVGHIPMAVLVAIMVFVAAITFDWHSVRPSTLKRLPISETVTMASTVVATVTTHNLAIGVGVGVIVAMIIFARKAAKVVNVTSVTDPDGCTEFYAVSGELFFASTNQLIESFDYQCAAETVIVDLTEAHVWDASAVAALDAVTDKYRRRGKDVDIIGFNAPSKQLHDNLSTRPRQDA, encoded by the coding sequence TTGACGATTCTCGCGCGCTTGAAGCGGTTTGCGCTGCCCAAACCAAGCTTCGCCTTTCTCCGCATCGAACTGCTCGCCGGGTTGTTGGTCGCTTTGTCGATGATTCCGACCTCGATCGCGTTTTCGATCGTGGTCGGTGTCGATCCCAGCGTCGGCCTGTTCGCCTCGGCGGTCATGGCCTGTTCGATAGCCGCGTTCGGGGGACGCCCGGCCATGGTGTCGATCGCGACCGCCGCCATGGCCCTCATCCTGGCGCCGCTCGGCCACACGTACGGGGCCGGGTATGTCATGGCCGCGACCATTGCCGCCGGGGTCGTCCAAATACTCCTGGCGACCACCGGGGTCACCAAGCTGATGCGCTACATCCCGCGCAGCGTCTTCACGGGTTTCACCAATGCCCTGGCCATTCTCATCTTCCTCTCTCAGATGCCGTATCTGATCGGCCAACCGTGGCCGGTGTGGGCACTGGCCGCCGCGGCGCTCGGCATCATCGTTCTCTTCCCGTACCTCACCAAGGTCATCCCCGCTCCGCTGGTCGCCATCGTGGTCCTCACGACCGTGACGGTCGTGTTCACCGTTTCGGTTCCCACCGTCGGTTCCATGGGGAATCTGCCCGACGGGCTGCCCTGGGTCGCCCTTCCCGACGTGCCCTTCACACTGGACACCGTCCGGATCATCGCCCCTTACGCCGTCGGGCTGGCCATCGTCGGTCTCCTCGAATCGTTGATGGCGGCGGGGCTGGTCGACGACATGACCGACACCGAATCCAATAAGACCCGCGAAGCCGCCGGTCAGGGTGCCGGCAACATCATGGTGGGTATTTTCGGCGGGTTCGCCTCCTGCGCGGCGATCGGCCAGACGGTCATGAACGTCAAATCCGGGGCTCGTTCCCGCCTGTCGACCTTCTCGGCGGGAATCTTTCTGCTCATCCTGGTGGTCGCTCTGGGCGACGTCGTCGGACATATCCCCATGGCCGTCCTGGTGGCCATCATGGTGTTCGTCGCGGCGATCACCTTCGACTGGCACTCCGTACGGCCGTCAACATTGAAGCGCCTGCCGATCAGTGAAACGGTCACCATGGCCTCCACGGTCGTCGCCACGGTCACCACACACAATCTGGCCATCGGCGTCGGGGTCGGAGTCATCGTCGCCATGATCATCTTCGCCCGTAAGGCCGCCAAGGTCGTCAACGTCACCTCGGTCACCGACCCCGACGGATGTACGGAGTTCTACGCCGTCAGCGGGGAGTTGTTCTTCGCGTCGACCAACCAGTTGATCGAGTCGTTCGACTACCAGTGTGCTGCGGAAACGGTGATCGTCGATCTTACCGAAGCACACGTGTGGGACGCCTCGGCCGTCGCCGCGCTGGACGCCGTCACCGACAAGTATCGGCGGCGGGGAAAGGACGTGGACATCATCGGGTTCAACGCTCCCAGCAAGCAACTGCACGACAATCTCTCCACCCGTCCTCGGCAGGACGCTTAG
- a CDS encoding class I SAM-dependent methyltransferase — protein sequence MHQPFNDDAIAELYDLEFRWAREDDYYLDAIMNSERVLDIGCGTGRMLHAARDRGFSGRLVGIDPAESMLRRARRRPDIEWYEGYAPDFAWRDEFDLVFMTGHAFQYLLSDTDIAATLGAVATFLSPGGRFVFETRNPADRAWERWAERYSTTVTTSDGAVVDCDYTVDPITDERWISTTTVNSSAQWEEPVIMRQTLRFVTVEELDDRLRSAGLKVVHRYGDWDLSPMSSSSPEIITVAERGR from the coding sequence GTGCATCAACCTTTTAACGACGACGCTATTGCCGAGCTGTACGACCTCGAATTCCGCTGGGCTCGCGAAGACGACTACTATCTCGACGCGATTATGAACTCCGAACGGGTGCTGGACATCGGGTGCGGCACGGGCCGGATGCTCCACGCCGCGCGTGACCGAGGGTTCTCCGGACGGCTCGTCGGTATCGACCCCGCCGAGTCCATGCTCCGGCGAGCGCGGCGTCGCCCTGACATCGAATGGTACGAGGGATACGCTCCGGATTTCGCGTGGCGCGACGAGTTCGATCTCGTCTTCATGACCGGTCACGCCTTTCAATACCTGCTGAGCGATACCGATATCGCCGCTACGTTGGGGGCGGTCGCGACCTTCCTGTCGCCTGGCGGACGGTTCGTCTTTGAGACCCGCAATCCTGCCGATCGGGCCTGGGAGCGGTGGGCCGAACGGTATTCCACGACGGTGACGACATCGGATGGTGCGGTGGTCGACTGCGATTACACGGTGGATCCGATCACCGACGAACGCTGGATATCGACCACGACGGTGAACTCCTCCGCGCAATGGGAGGAGCCGGTGATCATGCGTCAGACGCTGCGGTTCGTCACCGTGGAGGAATTGGACGACCGCCTCCGCTCGGCCGGACTTAAGGTGGTGCACCGGTACGGCGATTGGGATCTGTCCCCGATGTCGTCGTCGAGCCCTGAAATCATCACCGTCGCCGAGAGGGGGCGCTGA
- a CDS encoding GNAT family N-acetyltransferase — protein sequence MFTLRRWSREDRDAVIDAFADPLMTSQFQRRGTIEESATHWLATAHSRYSRRDGGYFFCVVDRDDTVLGNVACVPVDDHSCGWVSYWTVPAARSRGVAGAALAAVVPWLHDRAAIERLELGHRVNNPTSGSVARKAGFAFEGRQRGKLSYGGQRYDVDLYGRLGTDERAGVPVTVALDDRLMPSAERS from the coding sequence GTGTTCACCCTTCGGCGGTGGAGCCGTGAGGATCGTGACGCCGTAATCGACGCCTTCGCCGATCCTCTCATGACCTCGCAGTTTCAGCGGCGCGGAACGATTGAGGAGAGCGCGACTCATTGGCTCGCCACCGCGCACAGTCGATATTCGCGCCGCGACGGCGGCTATTTCTTCTGCGTGGTCGACCGGGACGATACGGTTCTGGGTAACGTCGCCTGCGTTCCGGTCGATGATCATTCGTGCGGTTGGGTGTCGTATTGGACGGTTCCGGCGGCACGTTCCCGGGGCGTTGCCGGAGCGGCTCTGGCCGCCGTGGTGCCTTGGCTACACGACCGGGCAGCGATCGAACGTCTGGAATTGGGGCATCGGGTCAATAATCCGACCTCGGGATCGGTCGCGCGGAAGGCGGGATTCGCCTTCGAAGGCCGCCAACGCGGAAAACTGAGCTATGGCGGGCAACGTTATGACGTTGACTTGTACGGACGGCTCGGCACGGACGAAAGGGCCGGAGTTCCGGTAACCGTTGCGTTGGACGATCGCCTGATGCCTTCGGCGGAACGGTCGTGA
- a CDS encoding glycosyl hydrolase family 18 protein: MRKTLSRRAGAVLAAVIMTAALGLTASGATAQTVLDECGSAWESTAVYHGGDQVSHNGRQYEAKWWTQGEEPGTTGEWGVWLDLGSCSDEPDDPDDPDDPGDPGEPPGDHYNIGYFTEWGVYDRNYHAKNIVDSGSAEKLTHIVYAFGNVQGGQCTMGDNYAATQRTYSAAESVDGEGDNWNDPLRGNFNQLLKLKEMYPHLEILWSFGGWTWSDGFGQAAQNPQAFADACYDLVHDSQWSGLFDGIDIDWEYPNACGKTCDSSGPNAFGDLMSALRNRFGSDELVTAAVTADATEGGKIDATDYGAAAQYVDFYMVMTYDYFGAWNDDVAPHSPLQAYPDVPIGEFNASASIAKYKSLGVPADKLLLGIGFYGRGWNATQAGEGEGNGPAPGTYEQGIEDYKVISERCPTTGQMGGTAFAQCGNEWWGYDTPETIADKMDYLHSESLAGAFFWELSGDTASGELITAIHDNLQA; this comes from the coding sequence GTGCGAAAGACATTGTCACGACGCGCAGGTGCCGTGCTGGCGGCGGTTATCATGACCGCCGCGCTCGGTCTGACGGCTTCTGGCGCGACCGCACAGACGGTACTGGACGAATGCGGTTCGGCCTGGGAATCGACCGCCGTCTACCACGGTGGCGACCAAGTCAGCCACAACGGGCGTCAATACGAAGCGAAATGGTGGACACAAGGAGAAGAACCCGGGACGACGGGCGAATGGGGCGTGTGGCTGGATCTCGGGTCCTGTTCCGATGAACCGGACGACCCCGACGACCCCGATGATCCGGGTGACCCCGGTGAACCGCCGGGGGACCACTACAACATCGGCTACTTCACCGAATGGGGAGTATACGACCGCAACTATCACGCCAAGAACATCGTCGACTCGGGTTCGGCCGAAAAACTGACCCACATTGTCTACGCCTTCGGGAACGTACAGGGCGGCCAATGCACCATGGGCGACAATTACGCCGCTACCCAGCGCACCTATAGTGCGGCGGAGTCGGTCGACGGTGAAGGCGACAACTGGAACGATCCACTACGCGGCAACTTCAATCAACTGCTGAAACTGAAGGAGATGTATCCGCACCTGGAGATCCTCTGGTCCTTCGGCGGATGGACCTGGTCGGACGGCTTCGGTCAAGCCGCGCAGAACCCCCAGGCCTTCGCGGACGCCTGCTACGACCTGGTCCATGATTCCCAATGGTCCGGCCTGTTCGACGGAATCGACATCGACTGGGAATACCCGAACGCCTGCGGCAAGACCTGCGATTCATCCGGTCCAAACGCGTTCGGCGACCTGATGTCGGCGCTACGTAATCGATTCGGCTCCGACGAGCTGGTTACGGCCGCCGTCACTGCCGACGCGACCGAGGGCGGCAAGATCGACGCCACCGACTACGGGGCGGCGGCACAATACGTGGACTTCTACATGGTCATGACCTACGACTACTTCGGGGCCTGGAACGACGACGTCGCTCCTCACTCTCCACTCCAGGCGTACCCCGACGTCCCGATCGGCGAGTTCAACGCCAGCGCCAGCATCGCCAAATACAAGTCACTGGGAGTCCCGGCCGACAAACTCTTGCTGGGGATCGGCTTCTACGGGCGCGGGTGGAATGCCACCCAAGCCGGGGAAGGCGAAGGGAACGGGCCCGCTCCCGGCACGTACGAACAGGGGATCGAGGACTACAAAGTCATCAGCGAACGATGCCCGACCACCGGGCAGATGGGAGGAACCGCGTTCGCCCAATGCGGCAATGAGTGGTGGGGCTACGACACCCCCGAAACCATAGCCGACAAAATGGATTACCTGCATTCGGAATCACTCGCGGGAGCGTTCTTCTGGGAATTGTCGGGAGACACCGCTTCAGGTGAACTGATCACCGCCATCCACGACAATCTGCAAGCCTAA
- a CDS encoding O-acetyl-ADP-ribose deacetylase: MLTVRLVRGDIAAYSADAIVNAANSSLLGGGGVDGAIHSAGGPEIMAECRRLREERFPKGLPSGQAVATTAGRLPAQWVIHTVGPVYSPQDDRSDVLASSYRESLRVADDLGARSVAFPAISAGAFSWPIESAARTALETVVQADTQVTEVTFVLYDQAAYRAFQRQAQRLGVTVE; the protein is encoded by the coding sequence GTGCTCACCGTGCGATTGGTCCGAGGAGACATCGCGGCGTACAGTGCCGACGCCATCGTCAATGCCGCCAATTCCAGTCTTCTGGGTGGCGGTGGAGTGGATGGAGCCATACATTCCGCCGGTGGCCCCGAAATCATGGCCGAATGTCGACGCCTGCGTGAGGAGCGTTTCCCGAAGGGATTGCCGTCCGGGCAGGCGGTAGCGACGACCGCTGGTCGACTGCCGGCGCAATGGGTCATTCACACCGTGGGCCCGGTTTATTCGCCCCAGGACGATCGCAGCGATGTCCTGGCGTCCTCCTACCGGGAGTCGCTCCGCGTCGCCGATGACCTCGGTGCGCGTAGTGTTGCTTTTCCCGCGATATCTGCTGGAGCGTTCAGCTGGCCGATCGAGTCCGCCGCGCGGACCGCGCTGGAAACGGTCGTTCAAGCCGATACACAGGTTACAGAGGTAACGTTCGTGCTCTACGATCAGGCCGCCTATCGCGCATTTCAGCGCCAAGCACAGCGACTCGGTGTGACGGTGGAATAG
- a CDS encoding pentapeptide repeat-containing protein yields the protein MTQRRRSQVPRPPAIDDHNLREVEFEPESDFDEVRIVDQDCSQYQGGGSLRFSRVDSTDFTDSTVRPMELVDVALTKSIFANAQWSNVVARRVALNGCQTIGWNLHCDVAEDLRFHECRLDYAGLSFTKTKGPVVFERCRFREATFVGDISRVAFVECEFDATDFNRITSARGVDLRRSPLDGIVGINRLRGARISPDQAVAAAGTFARELGFELSNPS from the coding sequence ATGACACAGCGCCGTCGATCTCAGGTACCCCGGCCGCCGGCCATCGACGATCACAACCTCCGTGAGGTCGAATTTGAACCTGAGAGTGACTTCGACGAGGTCCGGATTGTCGATCAGGACTGCTCTCAGTACCAAGGGGGCGGCTCGCTGCGATTCAGCCGTGTCGATTCCACGGACTTTACCGACAGCACGGTGCGCCCCATGGAGTTGGTCGACGTCGCGCTGACCAAATCGATTTTCGCCAACGCGCAGTGGTCGAATGTCGTCGCCCGTCGCGTCGCTTTGAACGGCTGCCAAACCATCGGCTGGAATCTGCACTGCGACGTCGCCGAAGACCTGCGTTTTCACGAATGCCGACTCGATTATGCGGGCCTGTCCTTTACTAAGACCAAGGGACCGGTGGTATTCGAACGCTGCCGTTTTCGTGAGGCCACATTCGTCGGCGACATCTCCCGCGTCGCATTCGTCGAGTGCGAATTCGATGCGACGGATTTCAACCGGATAACCTCGGCCCGCGGTGTCGACCTGCGCCGCAGTCCCTTGGACGGCATCGTGGGGATCAATCGCCTCCGTGGGGCGCGTATCAGCCCCGACCAGGCCGTCGCCGCCGCAGGCACCTTCGCCCGTGAACTGGGATTCGAACTGTCGAACCCGTCCTGA
- a CDS encoding DMT family transporter, translating to MTKTLSDTPETPTKDAKLTRTFAYVAVALVVTSWSSAFVFTRYLRLEFDPVSIAMWRNLIAAVILIGISLVAARWNAAVRRDPVLPRGRQWIYVVLCGIGWFFVYHVALNYGVHFIDAGTASILINIGPLFIISFAVLIYGETASRNLVVGVSMAFVGVMLIGFSSDSSTEVSWVGVALCTAAAGLYAFGALTQKPLLRHASALRVTIWTATAGSLAAVPFTVAVADYSEVSASGWWMLVYLGVIPTAVGFVAWAYAVNQIGASVAGSFTYLIPPLAIAMGWIFLGEFPAMLALIGSGVCLLGVIVAKYDPKPKREDSPVEVAKRLSIVDGRRCGWGSIAPSAADRFDGVTSSRLRQRWCILGRSTSPIWCFASPCCRCRHRSCSYLRRRLRSSRGF from the coding sequence GTGACCAAAACACTAAGCGACACCCCGGAAACACCCACAAAAGATGCGAAGCTGACGCGAACGTTCGCGTATGTCGCGGTTGCCTTGGTGGTGACCAGCTGGTCGTCGGCCTTCGTTTTCACCCGATATCTCCGTCTGGAATTCGACCCCGTATCTATTGCCATGTGGCGCAATCTCATTGCCGCCGTCATTCTCATCGGTATCAGTTTGGTGGCCGCCCGCTGGAACGCGGCGGTGCGAAGGGACCCGGTGCTTCCCCGCGGGCGGCAGTGGATCTACGTCGTATTGTGCGGCATCGGCTGGTTTTTCGTCTATCACGTTGCGTTGAACTACGGGGTTCATTTCATCGACGCGGGTACGGCGTCGATTCTGATTAATATCGGCCCCTTGTTCATCATTTCGTTCGCGGTCCTGATCTATGGCGAGACGGCAAGCCGAAACCTCGTTGTAGGTGTGTCCATGGCGTTCGTCGGCGTCATGCTTATCGGATTCTCCTCGGATTCAAGTACCGAGGTCAGCTGGGTGGGAGTGGCTTTGTGTACTGCTGCCGCCGGACTGTACGCGTTCGGTGCTCTCACTCAAAAGCCGCTTCTGCGGCACGCTTCCGCACTGCGCGTCACCATCTGGACCGCTACGGCGGGGTCGTTGGCCGCCGTTCCCTTTACCGTTGCGGTGGCCGATTATTCGGAGGTGAGTGCCTCCGGCTGGTGGATGCTTGTTTATCTCGGGGTGATTCCGACGGCGGTCGGGTTTGTCGCCTGGGCCTATGCCGTTAACCAGATCGGTGCCAGTGTGGCGGGAAGTTTCACCTATCTCATTCCACCGTTGGCCATCGCGATGGGCTGGATCTTTCTCGGAGAGTTCCCCGCAATGCTCGCTCTCATCGGTAGTGGAGTATGCCTGTTGGGCGTTATCGTGGCGAAATACGATCCGAAGCCGAAACGTGAGGATTCCCCGGTCGAGGTGGCCAAGCGCTTATCGATCGTCGATGGCCGACGCTGCGGATGGGGCAGCATTGCCCCATCCGCAGCGGATCGATTTGACGGTGTTACGTCCAGCCGCCTCCGACAAAGGTGGTGCATCCTCGGGCGAAGTACCAGCCCGATTTGGTGCTTCGCCAGCCCATGTTGTCGCTGTAGACACAGGAGCTGTAGCTACCTCCGCCGACGTCTCCGCAGTAGCCGTGGATTCTGA
- a CDS encoding cysteine hydrolase family protein produces the protein MESPLRNALIVVDMQNAFINPTAGLAVEGADEVVEAVNRFVTATRDRDDPVYYTRDIEPTALPPGDPNGDTEIHPDVRFDGVEVPKGPGRHGGFSGFVLSPASNDTTAVPGTGGLGPLAAHLRGDSVTAVTVVGFAADVCVSATARDARRLGYDVTVPLEASAFVHAHPKGDREAVNEMRAEGITVTP, from the coding sequence ATGGAGTCTCCCCTACGTAACGCACTCATTGTGGTGGACATGCAAAACGCCTTCATCAATCCGACGGCGGGGCTGGCCGTCGAAGGGGCCGATGAAGTCGTCGAAGCGGTCAACCGTTTCGTCACCGCTACCCGAGACCGTGACGACCCTGTGTACTACACCCGCGATATCGAGCCGACCGCACTGCCGCCCGGTGATCCGAACGGTGATACCGAAATTCATCCCGACGTTCGTTTCGACGGGGTGGAGGTGCCGAAGGGCCCGGGACGCCACGGCGGCTTTTCCGGTTTCGTCCTGTCGCCCGCTTCCAACGATACGACCGCCGTTCCGGGGACCGGTGGCCTCGGTCCACTCGCCGCGCATCTGCGAGGCGATAGCGTCACGGCGGTCACCGTGGTCGGTTTCGCTGCGGACGTCTGCGTATCCGCCACCGCTCGGGACGCACGCCGCCTCGGCTACGACGTCACGGTACCTCTGGAGGCCAGCGCATTCGTTCACGCGCATCCCAAGGGAGACCGCGAAGCGGTCAACGAGATGCGCGCCGAAGGCATAACGGTGACTCCCTAA
- a CDS encoding class I SAM-dependent methyltransferase, whose product MAEFDRDYWEERHRSSRFADTRKPPNPHLAGETSELPPGRALDAGCGDGTEAMWLAENGWYVTAVDLSPTALDRARRRAEELPANVSHRIEWRQADLTEWTPSEASFDLVTSNFVHPAGSPSDMYLKLARAVVPGGTLVITGHDSAERHSHVYDTSAPEAFSTPEAIAALFEPSQWTVVTAETRSRTAVHHDHDVTVNDIVVTAHRRR is encoded by the coding sequence ATGGCCGAGTTCGATCGCGATTATTGGGAAGAACGTCACCGGAGTTCGCGCTTCGCCGATACTCGGAAACCACCGAATCCACACCTGGCAGGCGAAACCTCCGAGCTGCCGCCGGGCCGGGCCCTCGACGCCGGCTGCGGCGACGGCACTGAAGCCATGTGGTTGGCCGAGAACGGATGGTACGTCACCGCCGTCGACCTTTCTCCCACCGCATTGGACCGAGCTCGCCGGCGTGCCGAGGAGTTGCCTGCAAATGTGTCGCACCGAATCGAATGGCGGCAGGCCGACCTGACGGAGTGGACGCCCTCGGAAGCGTCCTTCGACCTAGTCACGTCGAATTTCGTTCACCCCGCCGGTTCGCCTTCGGACATGTACCTCAAGCTGGCGCGTGCGGTGGTTCCAGGTGGAACTCTGGTCATCACCGGACACGATTCCGCCGAACGGCATTCACACGTATACGACACCTCCGCACCGGAGGCCTTTTCAACTCCGGAGGCGATCGCCGCGCTGTTCGAACCATCGCAGTGGACCGTCGTCACCGCCGAAACTCGGAGCCGCACGGCCGTACACCACGACCACGATGTTACGGTCAACGACATCGTGGTCACCGCGCATCGACGTCGTTGA
- a CDS encoding ABC transporter permease produces the protein MTIINETATERLIWTLRDYRTLVGQELLHHARQPANIAWQVGTPVVMVLLFVYVFGSAMDVTGQGAGVDYVDYAMPGMFAMTMVFGLMNTAVAVAHAKEKGFIDRVRAMPMASSAVVVGRGLGDTVSAMLDLTVLACIALLIGWRSDGGPPATLAAFGLLLLLRFSLIWVGVWLGLCLKNTESAGNLFAVVFPVAMISSVFTPPHLMPSWLGTISAWNPVSSTATAIRELFGNPVSAGGSWPETHAVAAAIMFPMVITALFLPLAVRRFTALKH, from the coding sequence ATGACGATAATAAATGAAACCGCTACTGAGCGATTGATATGGACTCTGCGTGATTACCGAACGCTCGTAGGGCAGGAACTGCTGCACCACGCCCGGCAGCCGGCCAACATCGCCTGGCAGGTGGGAACCCCGGTAGTCATGGTCCTGCTGTTCGTCTACGTTTTCGGGTCGGCAATGGACGTCACCGGTCAGGGCGCCGGAGTGGACTACGTTGACTATGCCATGCCCGGAATGTTTGCCATGACTATGGTTTTCGGTCTGATGAACACCGCTGTGGCAGTTGCCCACGCTAAGGAAAAGGGATTCATCGATCGTGTCAGAGCCATGCCGATGGCGTCGAGTGCGGTCGTGGTTGGACGCGGACTCGGCGATACCGTGTCGGCGATGTTGGACCTCACGGTGTTGGCCTGTATCGCGTTGCTGATCGGTTGGCGTTCGGACGGGGGACCGCCGGCTACTCTGGCGGCGTTCGGGCTCCTGTTGTTGCTGCGTTTCAGCCTGATTTGGGTGGGAGTCTGGCTGGGGCTGTGTCTAAAGAACACCGAAAGCGCGGGAAACCTGTTCGCGGTGGTGTTCCCCGTCGCGATGATTTCGAGCGTATTCACTCCGCCCCACCTGATGCCGTCCTGGTTGGGAACGATCTCGGCGTGGAATCCGGTTTCGTCGACCGCCACCGCGATCAGGGAGCTGTTCGGCAACCCCGTGTCGGCGGGCGGCAGTTGGCCGGAAACGCACGCGGTGGCCGCCGCGATCATGTTTCCGATGGTGATTACGGCGTTGTTTCTCCCTCTTGCGGTACGTAGATTCACTGCTTTGAAACACTGA
- a CDS encoding daunorubicin resistance protein DrrA family ABC transporter ATP-binding protein: protein MPTTIAASGLRKQYSGKTALDDLDLDVESGSVHGLLGPNGAGKTTTVRILSTLLRFDAGSARVAGFDVTTQERQVRASIGLAGQETTLDDVLTARQNLVYFGKLYHLPKPEARSRAEELLHQFDLSEVADASPKTFSGGMRRRLDLAASMIRAPKVLFLDEPTTGLDPGGRRDVWSAVENLAHGGTTVLLTTHYLDEADRLCDQVSVVDNGRKVAEDSPTALKRAIGGERLEVVATDPDDLPILSDIITTHTGQFVQIDEERLRLSSGSNNPIRSLTAVAGDIREKNVDVADFGLRRATLDEAFLTLTGDRSAGNAT, encoded by the coding sequence ATGCCGACCACCATTGCCGCGTCGGGGCTGCGTAAGCAGTATTCCGGTAAAACGGCCCTTGACGATCTGGATCTCGACGTTGAGTCGGGTTCGGTGCATGGACTACTAGGGCCCAATGGGGCTGGGAAAACCACGACGGTGCGCATTCTTTCCACGCTATTGCGATTCGATGCGGGGAGTGCGCGTGTCGCCGGATTCGACGTGACGACGCAGGAGCGACAAGTCAGGGCGTCGATCGGGCTCGCCGGTCAAGAGACCACTCTCGACGACGTGTTGACCGCCCGGCAGAATCTGGTCTATTTCGGAAAGCTCTACCACCTGCCGAAACCCGAGGCTCGTAGCCGAGCGGAGGAACTACTACATCAATTCGATCTGTCCGAGGTGGCCGACGCATCGCCGAAGACGTTCAGCGGTGGCATGCGTCGTCGCCTCGATCTGGCGGCCTCTATGATCCGTGCGCCGAAGGTCCTCTTCCTGGACGAACCGACCACCGGGCTGGACCCGGGAGGTCGGCGCGACGTGTGGTCGGCCGTCGAAAATCTCGCTCACGGTGGAACGACGGTCTTGCTCACTACGCATTATCTCGACGAGGCCGACAGGTTGTGCGATCAGGTATCCGTGGTGGACAACGGCCGTAAGGTCGCGGAGGATTCTCCCACCGCCTTGAAACGGGCGATCGGGGGTGAACGGCTTGAGGTGGTGGCTACCGATCCGGATGATCTGCCGATATTGAGCGACATCATAACCACGCACACCGGTCAATTCGTCCAGATCGACGAGGAAAGACTTCGCCTGTCGAGTGGATCGAACAATCCCATCCGCAGTTTGACCGCCGTGGCGGGCGATATCCGCGAGAAGAATGTGGATGTCGCGGACTTCGGTTTGCGGCGCGCCACTTTGGACGAAGCATTCCTCACTCTGACCGGCGACCGATCCGCCGGCAACGCCACGTAA
- a CDS encoding TetR/AcrR family transcriptional regulator yields the protein MNRTGTGDPRKTLELLWREWTDTPKRRGPNPRFTIDDILQAAVRIADDGGIDALSMRAIATELNVGTMSLYRHVPGKPELIDLLVDHIDTEGDELPDTSTMNWRDVLEILARHTLAQYRRHPWLLDIVQHRPVFGPRTMTSFDFALAAFDDHDIPERQRMMVITAVVGLAESIARAYMPEDPYGDKSAQSTEQQWWDINVPYLTMVWESGHYSRVSRLTDDSTWEVTGEEALEFSINGLLNGFAPLFGDRPTMT from the coding sequence ATGAACAGGACAGGTACCGGAGATCCCCGTAAGACACTCGAACTACTGTGGAGAGAATGGACCGACACTCCGAAGCGGCGCGGCCCCAATCCCCGCTTCACCATCGACGACATCCTCCAAGCAGCCGTGAGGATTGCCGACGACGGCGGAATCGACGCACTCTCCATGCGGGCCATCGCTACCGAACTCAACGTCGGAACCATGAGCCTCTATCGCCACGTCCCCGGAAAACCTGAACTCATCGACCTCCTCGTCGATCACATCGATACCGAAGGCGACGAACTACCCGATACTTCCACCATGAACTGGCGTGACGTTCTGGAAATATTGGCCCGCCACACCTTGGCTCAATATCGCCGACACCCGTGGCTACTCGACATCGTGCAACACCGACCGGTGTTCGGGCCACGCACCATGACAAGTTTCGACTTCGCGCTCGCCGCATTCGACGACCACGACATACCGGAGCGGCAACGGATGATGGTCATCACCGCCGTGGTCGGACTCGCCGAATCCATCGCCCGCGCCTACATGCCGGAAGACCCCTATGGCGACAAATCGGCTCAGTCAACCGAACAGCAATGGTGGGACATCAATGTGCCCTATCTGACCATGGTTTGGGAGTCGGGGCACTACAGCCGAGTCAGCCGCCTGACTGATGACAGCACCTGGGAAGTCACCGGCGAAGAGGCCCTGGAATTCAGTATCAACGGCCTGCTCAACGGATTCGCCCCACTGTTCGGTGATCGACCGACAATGACCTGA